In one Amaranthus tricolor cultivar Red isolate AtriRed21 chromosome 8, ASM2621246v1, whole genome shotgun sequence genomic region, the following are encoded:
- the LOC130821805 gene encoding nuclear pore complex protein NUP54, whose protein sequence is MFGASTSTFGTPSSTPAFGTPSSTPAFGTPSSSPLFGTPSSTPAFGTPSTTPAFGASTPSSTPGFGTPSSPFLGSSLFNTPSPFQNTQQQQQQQTTPFSVPNTGFGFNTQQQQQQQTTPFSLGVQQLTTQMAPVAPLPFSMAERDIQAIVDAYKDEPTNPKYAFKHLLFSVTDPQFRIKPAGISDIMWAEAMGKLEGMDSTNRERLWPQLVKGFKDLSHRLKLQDEVIVSDADRLRMTQCNVKTLQRHFQADTLPRIERLKQKEQGLQRRLLRVMRIVEALEGKGCRLPLMKGEVELAEKLASIVRQLKGSGADLSRRVQNLLTVSRVQANANGGSISVYLLGSSKIHERSLSDMQEVLQQQTDAIARLGNVLKRDIRDMEIIMSEDTEMIEDAS, encoded by the exons ATGTTCGGAGCATCAACTTCAACCTTCGGTACTCCATCTTCAACTCCAGCATTCGGAACTCCATCTTCAACGCCAGCATTCGGAACTCCATCTTCTTCACCTTTATTCGGTACTCCATCATCAACACCTGCTTTCGGTACTCCATCAACAACACCAGCATTCGGAGCTTCGACTCCATCGTCAACACCAGGTTTCGGTACTCCATCTTCGCCATTTCTTGGATCTTCTCTTTTCAATACTCCTTCTCCATTTCAGAAtactcaacaacaacaacagcagCAAACGACGCCGTTTTCTGTACCTAATACCGGGTTCGGGTTTAATACTCAACAACAACAGCAGCAACAAACGACGCCGTTTTCGCTTGGTGTTCAACAGCTTACTACTCAAATGGCTCCTGTTGCTCCTTTGCCTTTCTCCATGGCTGAGCGTGATATTCAA GCAATTGTTGATGCGTACAAAGATGAGCCGACAAATCCTAAATATGCTTTTAAG CATTTGCTATTCAGTGTCACAGATCCACAATTTAGGATCAAACCAGCTGGGATATCAGAT ATTATGTGGGCTGAGGCGATGGGAAAACTTGAGGGCATGGATAGTACTAATCGTGAACGCTTATGGCCTCAACTTGTCAAAGGCTTCAAGGATCTCTCTCACCGTTTGAAG CTACAAGATGAAGTAATTGTTTCAGATGCAGATAGATTACGGATGACCCAATGCAATGTGAAAACG CTTCAAAGGCATTTCCAAGCTGACACTTTACCTCGCATTGAGAGATTGAAACAAAAAGAACAAGGTCTTCAAAGACGCTTATTAAGG GTGATGAGAATTGTAGAAGCTCTTGAGGGAAAAGGTTGTCGTTTGCCTTTAATGAAAGGGGAAGTTGAATTGGCTGAGAAGCTGGCTTCAATAGTTAGACAG CTCAAAGGGTCTGGTGCTGATCTTTCAAGGAGGGTACAAAATCTGTTGACAGTATCTCGTGTTCAGGCAAATGCCAATGGTGGTAGTATCTCTGTATATCTTCTAGGTTCATCTAAAATTCACGAGCGAAGTCTTTCTGACATGCAGGAG GTTTTGCAACAGCAGACGGATGCCATTGCTAGGCTTGGCAATGTACTGAAAAGAGACATTCGGGATATGGAGATAATCATGTCTGAAGATACAGAAATGATTGAAGATGCTAGTTGA
- the LOC130820126 gene encoding F-box/kelch-repeat protein At1g67480-like, translating to MSFVGGKKRLTESNICCSNNSKDARGTRSMVVDDGYVPLLPGLPDDVAKLCLALVPRIHFSTMGAVSTRWRSFIRSKEFITIRKQAGMIEEWLYLLIIDEESKSSHWEVLDCFGNKHRVLPHMPGGFKTGFGVVVLHDKLLVMAGRTISEGPVSPNADVYQYDSCLNSWEKLSSMNVARYDFACAEVDGMIYAVGGYGVDGESLCSVEVYNPNTDKWTLIESLRRPRWGCFAFGLEGKLYVMGGRSSFTIGNSKCVDVYNPVNHTWCEMKNGCVMVTAHALLGKKLLCMEWKNQRQLTIFNPEDNSWKTVPVPVTGSLSIGFRFGILGGKLLLFSLNDEPVYRTLLYDPEAAPGFEWNTTDIKPSGSCLCSVTIKA from the exons ATGAGTTTTGTTGGTGGAAAGAAAAGGTTAACAGAATCGAACATATGCTGCTCAAATAACTCAAAAGACGCTCGTGGGACTCGTTCTATGGTTGTGGATGATGGCTACGTCCCTCTTTTACCGGGGCTTCCTGATGATGTGGCTAAGTTATGCCTTGCACTTGTACCTCGAATTCATTTTTCGACAATGGGTGCGGTGTCTACGCGTTGGAGATCGTTCATTCGAAGCAAGGAGTTCATTACTATCCGAAAACAAGCGGGTATGATTGAGGAATGGCTGTATTTGTTGATAATCGACGAGGAGAGTAAAAGCAGCCATTGGGAGGTATTGGATTGTTTCGGTAACAAGCACCGAGTTCTTCCGCACATGCCTGGTGGATTTAAGACGGGTTTTGGAGTTGTCGTTCTTCACGACAAGCTGCTTGTGATGGCTGGCCGTACTATTTCCGAAGGGCCAGTATCTCCCAACGCAGATGTCTATCAATATGATTCCTGCCTCAATAG CTGGGAGAAGCTGTCAAGCATGAATGTTGCACGCTACGATTTCGCATGCGCTGAGGTTGACGGGATGATCTATGCAGTGGGAGGCTATGGCGTCGATGGTGAATCTCTTTGCAGTGTCGAGGTCTACAATCCCAATACGGACAAGTGGACTCTAATCGAGTCTCTTCGCCGCCCAAGGTGGGGCTGCTTTGCTTTTGGCTTAGAAGGTAAGCTTTATGTCATGGGTGGGAGGTCAAGCTTCACTATCGGAAACTCGAAGTGTGTCGATGTGTACAACCCGGTTAACCATACATGGTGCGAGATGAAGAACGGTTGTGTTATGGTTACAGCTCACGCTCTTCTAGGAAAAAAGTTGCTTTGCATGGAATGGAAGAACCAGCGGCAATTAACCATATTCAACCCAGAAGACAATTCATGGAAGACAGTTCCAGTTCCAGTTACTGGAAGCTTGAGTATTGGGTTTCGGTTTGGTATACTTGGTGGAAAGCTTTTGCTCTTCTCACTCAACGATGAACCTGTGTATCGGACCCTGTTGTATGACCCCGAGGCAGCCCCGGGGTTCGAGTGGAATACCACTGATATCAAGCCCTCAGGCTCATGCTTATGTAGTGTGACTATCAAAGCATGA